A stretch of DNA from Schizosaccharomyces osmophilus chromosome 2, complete sequence:
CGTAAAACCCGTTCCTCAGCTTACCCAAACATCATAGCCATTGTCAACCAAAACGAAAGGTAGATTCCGTTCTGGTTCGTTGACTGCCACCCAAAGATCAGAGTTTGTCATGAGCCCGTGGTGGCAGTACACGACACCTCgttttttggttctttttttggaaggatGGGTAATCCGATGTAAGCAAAGAATAAAGTTGTCCTCGGTGCGCAACAAGTGCTCCTCTGCTTTGTATCCAAAAGCTTCACAAATCTCGTAAATATTTCTGCACTTTTGGATGGTATCAGTCATACCATCAGTTGTTTTCGTGGTAATGTAATAATGGTAAATACGAATAACTCTTCTTCGTCCCCATTCTCGAATTCGGTCTGGGAtcaagtaaataaatacacGAAAAATCAATTCGGCGTAAACGCCGATATACGCAGTGAAAAGACCAAGGTAATCAATCCTAAAGAATCATTAGCAATTGGTGGAAAGAGTGAAACTGAATGGAAGCTTACCAGGGGATCCGTTGTCTAAAAGCTCCTGTCATCGAGAAAATATGATATATTTAACAATTGCTTGGATTTCGACAAAGTGAAAGATAATAAgttttatataaaagagactttatttattcaaatCAATCGTAAGTCTTGGTTAGCCCAAATTGTTCCATGACTGTTGGTTTGCAGAGTAAGAGGTTATTGTTGAGATCGCCAAGAGCTTAATAAAACACTTTAAGACTTTACGCACATTCTCATTTGCAAATGATATTTtcttaaataaatagagaatggttcctttttttctctctaGAATTTACAGCTTTTTATTGCCACGATAAGAAATACTATGACCacagaaaaggaaaggtaTTTACATAAACCATTCGAGTGTCCCGGAGCTTTCAATGAAACTGATAAGTAAGTAGAATTGGCTGAAGGATTCTTATACAAAGCAAGGATACCATCGCTTTCCTTGAAAAGGCGTATATGTCTGATGGTCAGGAATTACATGAACTTCCCTTTTACAATGACCCTAATGACCTTGAAATtttaataacttttttcGACTCCTTATTCCAATTCCAAAGGGTATTGGTggtgtttgtttacacatTATGCCCGTTGTcgtatttgtttacaattgGAAACAAGGTATATAAGAAGAGAACAGCAGACTACTGTCTTTACCGGTCCACCTCACTCGACAAAGATGAAGTTGTCATTAAAGAATTTGGGATTGTCAATCGGACTCGTGTCGGGTGTTGTGTCCCCGGTCCTAGCATTAGGTGCTGaagattggaaaaagcaatctATATACTCTGTTTTAACCGATCGATTTGCTACAAAGGACGTAGTTCCTCGTTGCAACATTCGTTTGCAAGAGTACTGTGGAGGAGACTGGAGTGGAATACAAGATCATCTTGACTATATCCAGGAACTGGGCTTCACAGcacttttactttctcCTGTCGCAGAAGTGGTTGAAAATACTGAGAAATCGAATTTGTGTAAAGGTTACCAAGGATATTCGTATCGCCTCAATACCCGTTTTGGCACCGAAAAAGAGTTACGAGAGCTTTCTGATGCACTTCATATGCGTGGCATGAACTTGATGGTTGATGTGGTAATTAATCATTTGGATCTCCATGAAGTAGGTGAGATAATTGACGAGGAATATGATTCTTCTGACGAAGAAGACAATGATGATGAGAATTGCGTTGTACTTGACGATGAAGATTCAACTGATGAAGACGACTCAATTCCTTGTGAAGAATGCAGCTTTCCGGACCACAACGATGAAGATTCAACTGATGAAGACGACTCAATTCCTTGTGAAGAATGCAGCTTGCCTGACCACAACGATGAAGATTCAACTGATGAGGACGACTCAATTCCTTGTGAAGAATGCAGCTTGCCTGACCACAACGATGAAGATTCAACTGATGAGGACGACTCAATTCCTTGTGAAGAATGCAGCTTTCCGGACCACAACGATGAAGATTCAACTGATGAAGACGACTCAATTCCTTGTGAAGAATGCAGCTTGCCTGACCACAACGATGAAGATTCAACTGATGAGGACGACTCAATTCCTTGTGAAGAATGCAGCTTGCCGGACCACAACGATGAAGATTCAACTGATGAGGACGACTCAATTCCTTGTGAAGAATGCAGCTTGCCTGACCACAATAAAAATCTGATTTTTATTAAGGAAGCATTAAAGGAATATATACACTCATTTGTGAAGGACTTCAAGGTCGATGGAATTCGTATTGGCTCAGCAAATCATTTTCCCAAAGAATATCTACCAGAGTTTTGTGAAGCAGCTGGAGTGTATTGCATGGCGGAGTCATTGTCGCAAGATGCAATTGAAATTTGCGATGGACAAAACTCGATTGAAGGATTGATGAATCATCCGGTTGAGGATGCAGCCAGAGtggcttttctttctagCAACCTCGATGGAATGATCAATTTGGCTGATGCAATGACAGATATCCGTGGTCTTTGTCGTGACCCTCTATCTTTGGCAAATTTTGTTGAGACCCCTTACTTATCAAGAATGGCGTCCATCACCAGCGATCCTGCTGCCCTTAAGAATGCGATCGCATTTCTTCTTATGGGTGATGGCATTCCTATAATGTATTATGGTCAAGAGCTTGCATTGAGAGGTACTACTGATCCTTATACTCGGCCAGTTTTTTGGGAAAAAGGCTTTCctaaaaaaaatccttATTACTACTTTACCTCTGTCGTTAACAACTTTCGCAATGCTATGTTTAAAAGTGACAGTGGGGAAACCTTCTTGACTTCTCAATCCGATATTAGCATTGTTGATGGCAGAGTAATGTTGCTTCAGCGTGGAGAAGTAATCACGGTACTTAATAATTTGGGCTCGTTTTATATCCGTTTTCACTATACTGTCTCTGCTCTCGAACACAAGTGGATTGACATTATTACTTGTAAGACTGTTCCCGTGGAAGATAATCGTCAAGTTTTTATAATCCGTAATGGCGATCCTATGATTCTGTACCCCGAATATAAGAGTTATGAACTCGGTATCTGTCCTTCTCCTAGCATTCCTACCGAAGACAGGTTCTTCGCTACTCCAGTTTCAGATCCCTCTTcgtctttttcttcaaccttACCAGACCCAGAGGGCCCTCAGGCCTCCAAAGCAACAGAACCAAAGCAAAGTGCAAACAGTATAATTATTgcattgtttgtttctttgattATGATTTTGTGATTTCGTGAGTGAAACCCTGTTAGGTATCCTGTGATCTACagatttttacttttgtatCGTGTTCCGacatgaaaaaataattagtAATTAGtaattaatatttttgttgtaaatgtctttattaaaagattCAGTAGGAATAGGAACCATTGCCTATACGAGCAGCAATTGTGCGTATTTCCGcgtgaagaaaataatcattTCTAGAagcgtaaacaaaagtcaTTCTTTTACATTAGAAAGCAATATTAATTTAAGTAAAAGCAGATGGTCATAGAAATGATCTTTCCTATGGATGTCGAACCGTCGTTTCGTGGTGAGAACCGCTTACCAGAAGCTTGCGTTTTCAGTTACCATTGAACATAGAGGTTTGGTAAAGTAATGATTAATATCCTCATTTTTATAGTTTCTTAAAGTAGCATTTCtattctttatataaatttCGATGAATTTCTTGAGAATTCCTTCAGCATTTCACGGTGTTCGTTGCGCAAATTCACAATCGTTTTTTTTGCAATGCTTCAAGAGCATACCTAGCAGAATACAGAGTAACCACTTCAAATGCTATCATACGGTACCTGAGATACCTGAAAGGAACCTGAACCCGCTGTTTAGTGAACATGGAATGAAGGTTGCTTGGGACGAGCATCAAGGACACGTCGTAAAGAGCTTGAATGATCGAGTAAAAGGGACCGAGTTGGAGGACCATTCTATGTTTAATATTATCTTCCAAACAGCTGTGCTTCCAGAACATGCAGCTACGTTTCAGTTTGCAAGTCAAGCCTACAAcaatcatttcttttttgagtCCTTAATAAGTGCTGAAAAGGCAAAAGCAGACCCCAAATTTCAACTTGAAGGTAATTCTGTTATTCAGCAAGCTATACTTGAAAATTTTGAGTCAAAAGAGGACTTGCTATCAAAGATCAAGCAACTCGCGTCCAATACATTCGGTGCCGCATGGATTTGGGTTGTCCTCGATGACTATAACAGACTACAGGTGATGCGGACATTCCAGGCAGGAACACCTTTTCTGTGGACAAGATCGCAATCCAATGATCCACATCTCGTTCCTTCTGTTCCTGATCACAGCATGAGACCACGAAACTACTCCCATGTTCCAATTTTCAACCTTTGCCTTTGGGACCATGCTTACTTTACAGACTTTGGTCTCTTTCAACGCGAGCAGTACATTGATACATGGTTCCAAAGTATCAACTGGTCTGTGGTTGAAAATCGGCTTAAGCAATCCTTAGTCTAAAAATTCCAGCTCAATTGTACAATTTAGAAAGCaaatcttttgatattGAAAAGCTACATTACACTTGAATGTATGTGCACCATaagtattttatttagtCATGGGTAAAAAATTATAGAAGTAGACTCAAAAGtcaataaatataaaaggaaatagaAATATTGGAAGCAAATAGATATTTAAGGAACCCTAACTCATAAGCCAGCATATTTCAGCTGTGTCGTGTTTAGTCATGAATGAGATATAAtagcaaaggaaaagcaaatcaaGAAGATGAGCTGAAggtctttccaaaaaaaaatacgaAGGGGAAGATCAAGGGATGTGGATCGATTTTTCTTGAGGATGAACAGTGTAGTCAGATCTCGAAGTAGGGTTTCGGATAAGGATCTTGGgcttttcctcttcttcttcatcgtcCCTAGTTTGagtttcttcgttttcatcGTACGCCTTGGACTTCTTGCCAAGGATAACGTTAAATATAAGGACTAGCGCAAAGATACCCATCTCTAAAACAAAGACGAGACCATAATCGATGGCAGCTAGCACATCCCATCGGTCAAAAGGTAATGATATGAAGGACAAAAGAGCACCCGCAGAATCAATGATCAAGAAAATGTATGAAATTCCTCGAACAGTCTTCTGGCGGAAAATTTGAATATACTGAGGAAGAAAGCCAATGTTGACAAGGATGGTGGCTAAAACACCCATTAATGTAACAGGCCATTCGACATGGCGACGCATGCCTAGCTGGATGGTAAGAATGAGCATGGCCTGTAAACCAGCGGAAAGAGCAGCAAGAGCACCGACGACGATAAAAGATTTACGGGCCGACCAGCCTTCGCCGTAGATGAGACACTGGAAGAAGGTCACTAAAGACAGCAATTGAAAGAGTTCAGGCTGAATTTTAAGTGCAATGTTGAGGTCCTGTACCAAGTTATAGACGGAAAGGGGGACCGACGCAATTACCCAGCTAAAGATGAAGAGAGTATCGAGGCCAGCAGTGGATTTTGCACGATAATTTTTAATGGCTTGGGGAATCAATTGCACACACCAGCAAACCGTGCCAAGGACAGCAAGCGCTGTAGCGGCTCCCTTGTTGGGAAAAGTACCTGGAGGATTGTTATGTTCAGACATTGCGAGACAGgcgaaaaagaaacaaaaaagtgCTTGAGCAATAAACCAATGAATAGCCAAATACTCACAGAAATTGGTTCAAAACAGTAAGGGATTTAGAAATAtttagaaataaaaaaaaaaaaaaaggaaattataaaacaaatgaagTAGAATCTGGTATACTGCAAGATAATTGAGGAAAAATGATGGAAGCTGagttgaaataaaataaaaagaattctttgCAAATACAACTAATTGTTCTATACTGTATCTTAAACTTGAAAgttcactttttttttttttttttatacaacTAGTTGGTTCTGGTTAGACACAAATTTCTCATATACCAAATTTGTCGTTAAacctattttttttaaataaagtGAGAATCGCCACGAGTGAAGTAGAGCGTACGTACTTAAATTATATTGGTTTTGCTTACTATGGTGTATCGATAGgaaattgatgaaatttcgcatgtaaataaaagtaacgtaaacaaaaaaaaaatgagcaGACGAACAGcattataaaaaatcaaaaagagatagaaat
This window harbors:
- the meu7 gene encoding alpha-amylase-like protein Aah4, encoding MKLSLKNLGLSIGLVSGVVSPVLALGAEDWKKQSIYSVLTDRFATKDVVPRCNIRLQEYCGGDWSGIQDHLDYIQELGFTALLLSPVAEVVENTEKSNLCKGYQGYSYRLNTRFGTEKELRELSDALHMRGMNLMVDVVINHLDLHEVGEIIDEEYDSSDEEDNDDENCVVLDDEDSTDEDDSIPCEECSFPDHNDEDSTDEDDSIPCEECSLPDHNDEDSTDEDDSIPCEECSLPDHNDEDSTDEDDSIPCEECSFPDHNDEDSTDEDDSIPCEECSLPDHNDEDSTDEDDSIPCEECSLPDHNDEDSTDEDDSIPCEECSLPDHNKNLIFIKEALKEYIHSFVKDFKVDGIRIGSANHFPKEYLPEFCEAAGVYCMAESLSQDAIEICDGQNSIEGLMNHPVEDAARVAFLSSNLDGMINLADAMTDIRGLCRDPLSLANFVETPYLSRMASITSDPAALKNAIAFLLMGDGIPIMYYGQELALRGTTDPYTRPVFWEKGFPKKNPYYYFTSVVNNFRNAMFKSDSGETFLTSQSDISIVDGRVMLLQRGEVITVLNNLGSFYIRFHYTVSALEHKWIDIITCKTVPVEDNRQVFIIRNGDPMILYPEYKSYELGICPSPSIPTEDRFFATPVSDPSSSFSSTLPDPEGPQASKATEPKQSANSIIIALFVSLIMIL
- a CDS encoding mitochondrial ribosomal protein subunit yields the protein MNFLRIPSAFHGVRCANSQSFFLQCFKSIPSRIQSNHFKCYHTVPEIPERNLNPLFSEHGMKVAWDEHQGHVVKSLNDRVKGTELEDHSMFNIIFQTAVLPEHAATFQFASQAYNNHFFFESLISAEKAKADPKFQLEGNSVIQQAILENFESKEDLLSKIKQLASNTFGAAWIWVVLDDYNRLQVMRTFQAGTPFLWTRSQSNDPHLVPSVPDHSMRPRNYSHVPIFNLCLWDHAYFTDFGLFQREQYIDTWFQSINWSVVENRLKQSLV
- a CDS encoding plasma membrane basic amino acid transmembrane transporter, whose product is MSEHNNPPGTFPNKGAATALAVLGTVCWCVQLIPQAIKNYRAKSTAGLDTLFIFSWVIASVPLSVYNLVQDLNIALKIQPELFQLLSLVTFFQCLIYGEGWSARKSFIVVGALAALSAGLQAMLILTIQLGMRRHVEWPVTLMGVLATILVNIGFLPQYIQIFRQKTVRGISYIFLIIDSAGALLSFISLPFDRWDVLAAIDYGLVFVLEMGIFALVLIFNVILGKKSKAYDENEETQTRDDEEEEEKPKILIRNPTSRSDYTVHPQEKSIHIP